A single genomic interval of Helianthus annuus cultivar XRQ/B chromosome 13, HanXRQr2.0-SUNRISE, whole genome shotgun sequence harbors:
- the LOC110897816 gene encoding BTB/POZ domain-containing protein At1g63850, with protein sequence MPKNTNPQKALKQKIQTHMAATASSNHHKIHLHKKPTTTLPFRRRRTTVTNHQHPSVVSPENSSWCCPSTVSSNKHTPTSSSPAVSPSPEYFPRSPAPAGKSQILKNLPENQENLENSTMATAYNNQEAFPSSFSNFNSALTAGLLNPMSPPPPAADKTRSSPTLFEMMANEPDCKTPTNSNPKKFTNLNPNGPNPVVVVDKQVLMQQRLLDLLACRSPGSGFNDPNSSDVRLTLSCKDGLSVCMNAHRQILVSHSRFFAVKLSDYRSKGGQQQPYIVEISDCEDIEVYIESIRLMYCKDLRRKLMKEDVPKVLGILKVSAAIGFDAGVLSCLEYLEAAPWAEDEEEKVSSLLSELQLEGAGPVEVLKRVSVDITSGVDESTNNEVLLKLLHTVLEGKDEKARREMKVLVAKMLHENSSHNDLRKESLYSACDKCLILLKKHFIKASNGDLQDAVQITRQADNLHFLLDILIDRQISEDFLRSWVSLTELSEVHSKVPPLHRYEISRVTARLFVGIGKGQLLASKDLRCLLLQTWLVPFYNDFAWMKRASRGLDRHLIEEGLGNTILTLPLTCQQEILMTWFDRFLNSSDDCPNIQRAFEVWWKRAFWKKGHQQPERPRQNENLKNS encoded by the exons ATGCCTAAAAATACAAACCCCCAAAAAGCCTTAAAACAAAAAATTCAAACTCATATGGCAGCTACTGCCTCTTCAAACCACCATAAAATTCACCTCCACAAAAAACCCACCACCACTCTCCCCTTCCGCCGCCGCCGGACCACCGTCACAAACCACCAACACCCATCTGTTGTCTCGCCGGAAAACAGTTCTTGGTGCTGTCCGTCCACCGTTTCGTCAAACAAACACACACCCACTTCATCTTCTCCGGCGGTGAGTCCGTCGCCGGAATATTTTCCCCGATCTCCGGCGCCTGCCGGAAAATCTCAAATCTTGAAAAACTTGCcggaaaatcaagaaaatcttgAAAACTCAACAATGGCGACTGCTTACAACAATCAAGAAGCATTCCCATCTTCTTTTTCGAATTTCAACTCTGCCCTGACCGCCGGACTGTTAAATCCGATGTCTCCGCCGCCGCCCGCCGCCGATAAGACCCGATCCAGCCCGACCCTTTTCGAAATGATGGCTAATGAGCCTGATTGCAAGACACCCACTAATTCAAACCCTAAGAAGTTCACTAATTTGAATCCAAATGGACCAAAtccggttgttgttgttgataaacAGGTGTTGATGCAGCAGCGGTTGTTGGATCTTTTGGCATGTCGGAGCCCCGGGAGTGGGTTTAATGACCCGAATTCGAGTGATGTGAGGCTTACATTGAGTTGTAAAGATGGGTTGAGTGTTTGTATGAATGCTCATAGGCAGATCTTGGTGAGTCATAGTCGGTTTTTCGCGGTTAAGTTGTCGGATTATCGGTCGAAAGGGGGGCAGCAACAGCCCTACATTGTTGAGATTTCTGATTGTGAGGATATTGAGGTTTATATTGAGTCAATTAGGTTGATGTATTGTAAGGATTTGAGGAGGAAGCTTATGAAGGAAGATGTTCCTAAGGTTCTTGGGATCTTGAAG GTGTCAGCAGCAATCGGATTCGATGCCGGTGTTTTATCTTGTTTGGAGTACCTAGAAGCTGCTCCATGGGCCGAAGACGAAGAAGAAAAAGTATCTTCTTTATTGTCCGAGCTTCAACTTGAAGGGGCGGGTCCCGTTGAAGTTTTAAAACGAGTTTCAGTCGATATTACATCAGGGGTTGATGAAAGTACTAATAACGAGGTTCTTCTTAAACTTTTGCACACGGTTCTTGAAGGAAAAGATGAAAAGGCGAGGCGGGAAATGAAAGTTTTGGTGGCGAAAATGCTTCATGAGAATTCATCACATAACGATTTAAGAAAAGAATCTTTGTATTCCGCTTGTGACAAATGTTTGATTTTACTgaaaaaacattttataaaagcttCAAACGGGGATTTACAAGACGCGGTTCAAATCACGAGGCAAGCGGATAATTTGCATTTTCTTCTTGATATTTTGATCGACAGACAGATTTCCGAGGATTTTTTGAGATCATGGGTGTCGTTAACCGAGTTATCTGAAGTTCATTCTAAAGTACCTCCGCTTCATAGATACGAAATTAGTAGAGTTACCGCAAGATTATTTGTGGGAATTGGAAAAGGTCAACTTTTGGCTTCTAAAGATTTGAGATGTTTACTTTTACAGACATGGTTGGTGCCTTTTTACAATGATTTCGCTTGGATGAAACGAGCGTCTAGAGGGCTAGATCGTCATTTGATCGAAGAAGGGCTCGGGAATACTATTTTGACTTTGCCTTTGACTTGCCAACAAGAAATCTTGATGACATGGTTTGACCGGTTTTTGAACTCTAGCGATGACTGTCCAAATATACAACGAGCGTTTGAGGTTTGGTGGAAACGCGCGTTTTGGAAAAAGGGTCACCAACAGCCCGAAAGGCCACGCCagaatgaaaatttaaaaaattctTAA